CGGGACGCCGGGCCGTGCAGGGCCAGCGCCTGCGCGCGCATCGACTCCTCGGCGACCTCGATCCGCGGGCGGAGCACCACCTCGGTGAACCGGCCGCCGTTGCCCTCGGTGCGCATGGTGCCGGTGGAGTCGTCCGCGTAGGAGCGCACCACGACGCCGTTGACCGCGCAGTGGTGCAGGTAGGAGAGCAGGTGGCACTGGGCGAGCGCGGCCAGCAGCAGCTGCTCCGGGTTCCACCGGGAGCGGTCGCCGCGGAAGGTCGGGTCGGCGCTGCCCAGGACGTCCGGCAGGCCCTCGGCCGAGACCGTGTGGTCCCGGGCGTAGGAGCGGTAGTGGTCGGTGCCGGTGCCGAGGTCGCCGGTCCACTCGACCCGGACCGCGTAGTGGTGGTCGTGGGAGAAGGCCATGCGGGTCACTCCGTGTCGTCGGGCGCGGCCGGTCGGTCGGCCGCGCAGGTGTCCAGGACGTGCCGGCGGGCCGCCGCCGCGGCGGCGGCCCCGTCCCCGGCGGTGATCGCGGCGAGCAGGTCGCGGTGCTGGGCGTCGACCAGGGCGGTGCGTCCGGGCGGGCCGAGGGTGCGCCGGGTGGAGACCTGGATCTGGTCCCACAGCCGGTCCAGGCTGTGCAGCGCCACCGGGTTGGCCGCCAGCTCGGCGACCTGCCGGTGGAAGGCCCGGTTCAGCCGCACCGCCGCGGTCAACTCCCCGTCCACGGTGGCCCGGTGGGTGCGGTCGGCGAGCGCGGCCAGGTCGGCCAGCTCGGCCGGGGCCAGCCGCCCCGCCCGCTGCCGCTCGGCCGCCAGCTCGGCCGTCAGCGCCTCCAGCGCGGCCCGCACCCGGTAGACGTGCACCAGCTCCGCGCCGTCCAGCCGCACCACCCGCACGCCCCGCCCGGCCGGGGCCAGCAGCCCGTCCGAGGCCAGCGCCCGGAACGCCTCCCGCACCGGCGTGCGGCTCACCCCCAGCGCCCCGGCGACCTCCATCTCGCCCAGCCGGGAGCCCGGCGGGTAGTGGCCGTCCAGGATCAGTTCCCGCAGTCGCACGCGGGTGCTCTCGGTCTGCACCGGGCCAGCGTAGAGCGCTGCATGCATTGCATGCAATGACCCTGCGCGTGCGGCACAGTCGCAGGTGGGGAACTCGGTGGGGCGCCGACGGCCCGGTCCGCTATATTCGCGCAGCCTCGACCAGTTTCACTCGCAGGGGGAACAGCCATGCCGCTCGACCAGGAGGGCACCGGGAAGGACGGCCCGGACGACGCCCGGGCCGACGCCCGGGCCGACGCCCGGGACGGCGCTCCGGCCGCCCCGCCTGCCCTCTCGCTGGAGAAGCCCGCCGCCGGGGCCGCTGAGGCGGGGCCGGGGGCGCAGATGGAGGCGGAGGCGGGCGCCGAGCCGACCGCTGAGGCCCAGCGGACCGTCCCCGCCGTCTCCTTCGCGAAGCGCGACACCGCCGAGCCCGCTGCCGCCGCCGCGCCCGTCGCCGACACCGTGCCCGTCGCCGACACCGTGTCCGCTGCGGATGCCGCCGCCGCGCCCGTCGCCCCGCAGCCGGTCAACCCGTGGGCGGTGCCCGCCCCCGGTGCAGCCGCCGAGGCAGCCGCCGCGACTCCCGCTCCCGCTCCCGCGCCCGCGCCCGCTCCCGCCGCCAACCCGTGGGCGGCCCCCGCACCCGGCGCCACGGCCTCCGCGGCCCCCGCGGCCGGTGCGGCGGAGACCGGTGCGCCCGCGCCCGCCGCCAACCCGTGGGCCCCCGCCCCGGACGGCCGGCAGCCGTGGGGGAGCGGCGCCTTCCCGCCCCGCAGGGCCCGTACCCCGGCCCGGGCCCGTACCCGGGCCAGGTGCCCGGCCAGGTGCCGGGTCAGTTCGGGGCGCCCGGCTACCCGGCGTTCCCGCAGCAGCGGTCGCTGTACACCAACGGGCTGGCCATCGCCTCGCTGGTGGTGAGCTTCCTGTGCTTCTTCGGCACCGCCGCCGTCATCATGGGCCCGATCGCGCTGCGCCAGATCAAGCGGACCGGCGAGCGCGGCCGGGGCCTGGCGATCTCGGCCATCGTGATCGGCTCGATCTGGGCGGTGCTCTTCGCGGTCGTGCTGGTCGCCAACGCCCTCGACCCGGCCTCCGGCCAGGACGACGGCGACGGCCGCCCGACCTCCACCCGCCACGGTTCCGCGGTGGTGCCGGCCGCCTCCGCGCTGCGGCTGGAGGTCGGCGAGTGCTTCGACCTGGTCGGGACGCTGGTGACCAAGCGGGTCGACTGCGCGCAGCCGCACAAGGGCGAGGTCTTCTGGACCGGCATCCCGGTCGAGACGGGCGACTACCCGGCCACGAGCGTGCTGGAGGACGAGGCGGAGAAGGGCTGCACCGACCACGTCGACCAGTACGTGATGGACACCTGGACGCTCGGCGACTCGCTGGACTACCGCTACGTCTACCCCGACCGGAACAGCTGGGACGCGGTCGGCGGCCGACGGCTGGTCTGCTTCTTCACCGACAGCAAGCCGCTCACCGCCCCGCTGCGCAAGGACCAGACCACCCTGACCTCCGACCAGCTGCACCTGCTGCTGGCCACCAACCAGTTCGACCGGGCCTGGGCCGAGGCCCCGAACGAGGACCTCGACGTCGCGGACGACCCGGCGGCGTTCCGCACCTGGGCCGACGGGCTGGCCGCCGCCGCCGACAAGCAGGCCGCGCTGCTCGCCGGGGCGCAGTGGACCACCGCCGACCGGAAGACCGTCGACCGGCTGGTGGGCGAGTCCCGGGAGGCCGCCCGGCACTTCCGGGCCGCCGGGAAGCTGACCGGCGCCGAGGACATCGAACGCGAGCTGACGGCCGGCTACCAGCACCTGGGCGACGACCTGATCCTCGACCTGCGCCGCGGGCTGGGCCTGGCCACCCACGACCAGGAGCCCGCCAAGCACCCCTCGAACCAGGCGGTCTGACCCCGCCGCGTCCCGTGCCGCCCCACCGGGGCCGGGTGACACCCCGTCACCCGGCCCCGGCCGCGTCCGGCCCGGGTCACCCGCCCGCGCCCGGGTTCAGCCCCGCCCGGCCGCCCGCCCGGCCGCCCACGCGGCGGCGTGCCGGACCAGCCGGGCGGGCAGCGCGGGCGCGCCGGTCCAGTGCAGGTGCAGGTAGGAGGCGTGCACCGAGCCGTGCAGGTGGCCCTCGGTGTGCGGGCCGGCGGGGGTGCGCCAGCCCCAGGCGGGGGACGGGCCGGCCGCCGGGTCGGTGGCGGTGCGGTGGAACTCGTGGCCGCGCACCCGGGTGCCGGCCGCCGCCAGCGGCGAGTCGGCGAGCGCCACCGCCTCCCGGTAGCCGAGGGTCAGCCGGGGCGTCATCCGGGCCGTGGAGTCCAGCACCCCGCACATCGGCAGGCCGTCCAACTCCCGTCCCAGGTACAGCAGTCCGGCGCACTCGCCGACCACCGGCGCACCGCTCGCGGCCAGGTCGGCGACCGCCCCGCGCAGCGCCGCGTTGGCGCTCAGCTCGGTGACGTACACCTCGGGGAAGCCGCCGCCGATCACCAGCGCGGCCGTCCGCTCGGGCAGCCGCTCGTCGTGCAGCGGGTCGAACGGCACCACCTCGGCCCCGGCGGCGGCCAGCAGTTCGGCGTTCTCCGCGTACGAGAAGGAGAACGCCGCGCCGCCCGCCAGCGCGACCCGCGGCCGGGGCCCGGTGAGCGGCTCGACCTCGGCCGCCGGGTCCCAGGGCGCGGCGGACAGCGGCGGGGCGGTGCGGGCCAGCGCCAGCACCGCGTCCAGGTCCACGGACCGGCCGACGAGTTCGCCCATCTCGCGCACCGCCCGCAGCGCCTCGGCGGAACGCTCCACGGCCGGGACCAGGCCCAGGTGCCGGGACGGCGTGTCGACCGCCCCGGCCCGGCGCACCGCGCCCAGCACCGGCACCCCGGAGCCCTCCTCCAGGGCTTCGCGCAGCAGCGTCTCGTGCCGGTCGGAGGCGACCTTGTTCAGGATCACCCCGGCCAGCCGGACCTCCGGGTCCCAGGACGCGAAGCCGTGCACCAGCGCCGCCACCGAGCGGGACTGCGAGGAGGCGTCCACCACCAGCACCACCGGCGCCCGCAGCAGCTTCGCCACCTGCGCCGTGGACGCCAGTTCGCCCCGCCCGGCCGCCCCGTCGTACAGGCCCATCACGCCCTCGACCACCGCGACGTCCGCCCCGGCCGCGCCGTGCGCGAACAGCGGGGCGATCCGCTCCGGGCCGCTCATCCAGGCGTCCAGGTTGCGGCCCGGGCGCCCGGCGGCCAGCGCGTGGTAGCCGGGGTCGATGTAGTCCGGGCCGACCTTGTGCGGGGAGACCGCCAGCCCGCGCGCGGCCAGCGCCGCGATCAGTCCGGTGGCCACCGTGGTCTTGCCCGCCCCCGAGGAGGGCGCGGCGACCACCAGGCGGGGTATCACGTCGTTCAACTCGCTACCACTCGATACCGCGCTGGCCCTTGCGGCCCGCGTCCATCGGATGCTTCACCTTGGTCATCTCGGTGACCAGGTCGGCCAGTTCGAGCAGCGGCTCGGGCGCGTACCGGCCGGTCACCACCACGTGCTGGCTGCCCGGGCGGTCCCGCAGCACCCCGACCACCTCGGCCACGTCGATCCACCCCCAGTGCAGCGGGTAGGTGAACTCGTCCAGCACGTAGAACCGGTACGTCTCGGCCGCCAGGTCCCGCTTGACCTGTTCCCAGCCCTCCCGGGCCGCCTCCTCGGAGGACTCGATGTCGCGCTGCACCCAGGACCAGCCCGAGCCCATCTTGTGCCAGGCCACCGTGCCGCCCTGCCCGGACTCGCCGAGCACCCGCAGCGCGTTCTCCTCGCCGACCTTCCACTTGGCCGACTTCACGAACTGGAACACCCCGACCGGCCAGCCCTGGTTCCAGGCCCGCAGCGCCATCCCGAACGCCGCCGTGGACTTCCCCTTGCCCGGCCCGGTGTGCACCGCCGTGATCGGCAGCGTCCGCCGCTGCCGGGTGGTCAGCCCGTCGTCCGGGACGTTCTCCGCCACTCCCTTGGGCATGTCGCTCACGCCGCCTTTCGCATCGTCGTCATGGTCGTCCGGGTCTCCCGCACCAGCGAGGCCACGCCCTCGGCCCGCAGTTCCTCCAGGCTCACCGCGTCACCGTTCAGGTGCGCCGCCAACTCGCGTGCCAGGCCCAGCCGGACGGGGCCGGACTCGCAGTCCAGCACCACCGCGGCCACGCCCTGCGCGGCCAGCAGCCCGGCCGCCCGGCGGGCCCGCGCCAGCGCGTCCTTGCCGCCGGTGGCCCGGCCGTCGGTCACCACCACCAGCAGCGGACGCCGGTCCGGGTCGCGCAGCCGCTCCACCCGCAGCACCTCGTGCGCCCGCAGCAGGCCCGCCTCCAACGGCGTCCGGCCGCCGGTCGGCAGCTGCTCCAGCCGGGCCGCGCCCACCTCCACCGAGGAGGTCGGCGGCAGTGCCAGCTCCGCGTCCGCGCCCCGGAAGGTCACCATGCCGATCTTGTCGCGCCGCTGGTAGGCGTCCATCAGCAGCGACAGCACAGCGCCCTTGACGGCCGTCATCCGCTGCCGGGCCGCCATCGACCCCGAGGCGTCCACCACGAACAGCACCAGGTTCGACTCCCGCCCCCGGCGGACCTGCTCGCGCAGGTCGTCCCGGCGCAGCACCAGCGCCCGGCCGCTGCGCCCGCGCGCCGCCTGGTGCGGCGCCGCCGCGCGCAGCGTCGCGCTCAGGTGCAGCCGGGAGAGCCGGCCCCGCGGGCGGCGCGCCCGGATGGTGTGCCCGGCGTCCGTCTCGGCGGGGGAGCGGCGACCCTGCGCGCCCCGTCCCGTCCCGTCCACCTTGAACAGCCGCGTCCGGTAGGGCTGTTCGGACGCCACCGGCGCCGACTCCCGCCCGCCGCCCGGGCGCTGCCGCGGCGGGGCGGGCGCCTCGGTCGGACCCTCCTGCGCGGGCAGGTCGTCGGGACCGGACG
This is a stretch of genomic DNA from Kitasatospora fiedleri. It encodes these proteins:
- a CDS encoding OsmC family protein, which translates into the protein MAFSHDHHYAVRVEWTGDLGTGTDHYRSYARDHTVSAEGLPDVLGSADPTFRGDRSRWNPEQLLLAALAQCHLLSYLHHCAVNGVVVRSYADDSTGTMRTEGNGGRFTEVVLRPRIEVAEESMRAQALALHGPASRDCFIASSVNFPVRHEPVVTVRPAG
- a CDS encoding GntR family transcriptional regulator, giving the protein MQTESTRVRLRELILDGHYPPGSRLGEMEVAGALGVSRTPVREAFRALASDGLLAPAGRGVRVVRLDGAELVHVYRVRAALEALTAELAAERQRAGRLAPAELADLAALADRTHRATVDGELTAAVRLNRAFHRQVAELAANPVALHSLDRLWDQIQVSTRRTLGPPGRTALVDAQHRDLLAAITAGDGAAAAAAARRHVLDTCAADRPAAPDDTE
- a CDS encoding DUF4190 domain-containing protein, whose amino-acid sequence is MPGQFGAPGYPAFPQQRSLYTNGLAIASLVVSFLCFFGTAAVIMGPIALRQIKRTGERGRGLAISAIVIGSIWAVLFAVVLVANALDPASGQDDGDGRPTSTRHGSAVVPAASALRLEVGECFDLVGTLVTKRVDCAQPHKGEVFWTGIPVETGDYPATSVLEDEAEKGCTDHVDQYVMDTWTLGDSLDYRYVYPDRNSWDAVGGRRLVCFFTDSKPLTAPLRKDQTTLTSDQLHLLLATNQFDRAWAEAPNEDLDVADDPAAFRTWADGLAAAADKQAALLAGAQWTTADRKTVDRLVGESREAARHFRAAGKLTGAEDIERELTAGYQHLGDDLILDLRRGLGLATHDQEPAKHPSNQAV
- a CDS encoding cobyrinate a,c-diamide synthase, giving the protein MIPRLVVAAPSSGAGKTTVATGLIAALAARGLAVSPHKVGPDYIDPGYHALAAGRPGRNLDAWMSGPERIAPLFAHGAAGADVAVVEGVMGLYDGAAGRGELASTAQVAKLLRAPVVLVVDASSQSRSVAALVHGFASWDPEVRLAGVILNKVASDRHETLLREALEEGSGVPVLGAVRRAGAVDTPSRHLGLVPAVERSAEALRAVREMGELVGRSVDLDAVLALARTAPPLSAAPWDPAAEVEPLTGPRPRVALAGGAAFSFSYAENAELLAAAGAEVVPFDPLHDERLPERTAALVIGGGFPEVYVTELSANAALRGAVADLAASGAPVVGECAGLLYLGRELDGLPMCGVLDSTARMTPRLTLGYREAVALADSPLAAAGTRVRGHEFHRTATDPAAGPSPAWGWRTPAGPHTEGHLHGSVHASYLHLHWTGAPALPARLVRHAAAWAAGRAAGRG
- the cobO gene encoding cob(I)yrinic acid a,c-diamide adenosyltransferase, translated to MPKGVAENVPDDGLTTRQRRTLPITAVHTGPGKGKSTAAFGMALRAWNQGWPVGVFQFVKSAKWKVGEENALRVLGESGQGGTVAWHKMGSGWSWVQRDIESSEEAAREGWEQVKRDLAAETYRFYVLDEFTYPLHWGWIDVAEVVGVLRDRPGSQHVVVTGRYAPEPLLELADLVTEMTKVKHPMDAGRKGQRGIEW